CTGCTCCTATAAATTGGCAAACTTTCTCATAATAGATACATCAGTAATTATCTGCTTGGTGTTCTCTTTGCACAATCCATCAGCAAACCTGGAGCATCTTAAATACGCCTTCCTGGAAACAACTGGACAACCAATTTTGATGTTAATCTGTGTGAtgctaaaagataaaaaacattaaaaagttaacattaaacatgtaaaaaatgtaatgcttttgttaattaattacaGATTTACCAATTGCTTTTTTCGAGATTAAGCCAGTAATAACTTCTGAGCATTTCTCCATTTGTTGGAAGTCTATTAGGGGCAAAAGTCTGTAAAGGGAACCCTagcaaatcttttttaatcttttttttgttttttatttttgttctttccttaaatattcaataaatttgtACAATAAGATAGTTAAGATAAAAAtcgttatacaataaaaaaatataaataaatatacaggtataaaaataaaaacaaaaaaagaaataaaactatttccTCTTCCTTCTAGCTTTTGAAGCATCATCAATATCTGTTCTCAGTGAAATAGCGCGAGAATTTATATCGAGAGACATTttctaaaatcaatttatttcatttaaaaaatccgCATTAGTCGCATTTAGTTGTAGTTGATTGAATCAGGGctataataatgaaaaagtaGTGAAACTGGTAAATAAGTTTTACATACAAGTTCAAACCTGTGTTTTAGATGAATTTCTTGgttgaaaacaacttttaaacttgatttttactttaattatatattgacttatcattagtttttattgtttataaaacacgcatcattgatttttattgttagCCATGCTTTTGtcgaaacataaataaaaattgactcggataaaaatcaattttaaatcaaaatttatttataataagttattatataaaagtaaactcACCTAAATAACATTCCCCTTGAACTAAAagcttaatttttgttttatttttctttatggaTAAAATTATGCCAAATGTAGTATTCTGCATAGTATAGTACTCCGCACATTAAAGTTCGACTTATGATAcatttttgggacaccctaataaccattttataattaaattttcaggGTGTTTTTTGCACTTtactttaaaatggaaaaaataataaaactaaaaaaatagaaaattcaacaaaaattgaaaaacagaGAAGCAAACGCGGAAAACACCGTTTATGGAATGATCGATGATATCAGCAATTAAGGCTGTTAAAAATGGAGTTTAACAGCAAGCATGTAAATCTTTAGACATTCCAAGATGTTCGTTACAAGTTCAACTTTCTGAAGTAACGGAAATGGGAGCCAAACCTGGATATCCAACTATTTTagatgaagaaaaagaaaataaattagttgATTTTGCATATAATTGTGCAGCTTCAGGAATCGGATTTGGTCGATCACAATTTCTAAAATTCGctgaaaattttgatttaaagcataaaaattcATCCAAGAATAGAACTCCAGTAGTAGAAAAAGGCAGGTCCtagctcattttttttttcaaccataTCCTTAACCATAATCTCATATCATGTTTAGCTATAAACATATCCATATTCTCATAAGTCATTTAAACCAGTCGTCGTATGAAATGCTGTTTCTATTATCATAAAAATCCAAAAGATTTTTCCGTAGATCCAAAGGGccttaaaaaaagtgcattttcaaaaaaagtgtctgaactaaaatataaagataatggTAGTATAACAAccataatatattaatatattatggttacaaactataaactctgagctaaaaatttttttgtaattttaaatcaatttttcaaGCCGTAATTTCATAACTGAAATCTAAGCTCAAGCGTAAATGTAATCTAGCTACGTATAATAGTAAATTACTCCTATTAAATCAAAACTTCCAGATTTCCCAACTTGCTCATCGCCAGAGTTTATTGTTACTAATAATCTTCTACCATAGGTAACGCTAGGCATGGAGtcatttttagcaaattttctgtaaaaagaGATAGTAGTTGTAGAATCAATTTTTGGTTTTGATTGATACAATAGTCCAGATGATCTATTAGCAGATGAAGTAATATTAATTCCATTCCatgaagataaataaaaatctactaAACCAGATGAGCAGTATATACATTTGCTATTATTTTCGTATCCAGGAAATATTAAATTACTATAGTTATAGGATGTCCAAGGTTGAATAACTGAGTCATTGTTTTTAGGAGAACTGATTGCGTCATACATGCGTACTCTTGATTCCCACCGACTTCCAGATTTACCGATAACatgcattttaatatattttaagtagaCACCGTTCTTATTTCCTAGAGTATCTAATAATATATGTATCACATATCTGAATGTTGATGAGTATAGTTTAAGATCTGAAATAAATGGGggtaataatgaaataatatttgcTTGTTGTGttgaacttattttaataaaaggttgCAATCAATATGTAAGTAGAATTTcagttttattgtataattcaatttttagatTAGTTTTAAATGGTAAATCAAGTGTAAAGTATCCTCCTAATTCAATATTAGAATGTATATTACAACCTTGTAAAGAGTTAGTATAAAATGGTCCACCAAGTGGAGCGAATAATAAATCACAAGCTATACTTCCTATGCAAAGCGTATTATCTGCATATACCCTAATAAATACGTTACTTGATACACTTCCATTAGGATTTGTTCCTTTAAATTCTAACCATAGTTTTCTGAGAATACCAGGACcactattttgaataaaaactgctGTTTCATCGGTACCTGTATTTGCTTCAAGAGTCTGGAATTTTACTCCCATGCATGTTAAACTTGAATTTGGTACTATTTATAAACTGCTAGGATTAGGTATTATTGTGTCAACATAGTACTTTGTAGCAGCATCATTTGGATTTGTAGGTTCTGctacatttattaatttgtttgtattCATGTCAATATCACTAGTTGCATTATTTTGTCCATTTCTTCTAATAAACATACTATCAGCTTGAGATGCTGTTAATCCATTTGAAACTACTCGACTTGTAGTTGAATAAATTGTTGTACGTCCGAATTTATCAACaggcattttatatattaagaaaaaaaaattactatagatTATTAATAGTATTCTGAAAATCATATccttcatctagtttttttaaaacatagagACACAAATGTCCACAGAATGAAGTATTTCCAAACTGAACTCTAtcactattataataaacagagtcttttaaataattaacaacttCGACAGGTGGGGGTTGTGCATCAgagtcaaaacttaattttttttcaccgTCTTTGTACCAGCAAATCCAATGAAAACCCTGTGTACTTGAATTTCctgtatttaatattccacattctcTGTTTTgggtatttttaggtaattgatctcttacaaatacacctttaaaatttttcatttttagtttttttgctgcttctaacaattgaaaatttgttaaagGTTCATTAGGTAAAATTATCCCTTCAACATTGATaagtttataattgttatttctcatttttacttataaattattttttttctcaaaaaaataattttacttttttggctACCCTACCCCCCACCCCTTGGGCTACCCTACTCTATGGGCTCTTTGACCTAATTGTCCTATTGTCTTATTTATcctataaattatttacttttaatttgtagTGTCCATATGCTAATGTGTGAATTCTGTCTTCTAAAATGACTCTTTTATCATTGTCTGCTATTTTATTGACCTCTTCTGTGTAAATTTCGTGTGAATGTGATCTTATTACATTCATTTTCCTAATTTGAtctactttatttaataaacaatgtttataatcttcatgtgttatatgattttttacaacatttttctttattcctttacattttttattttctttaccgTGTACTTTGTAGGAATACAATTTAGATCTTAATCCTACAAGTTCTTCAATTTGTGCTCCTCCAgactcatctttaaacattccaattacttttttatttctttcaactTTGAATCCTACAAGTTCTATTGCTGGATGCTTTGGAtcaaattcacttgtatcaaatttgcTTTCAACATCTTCAGAAATATCAGCATAAAaatcttctgtttttatttcgTATGCTAAAGAATCAGTATctgtaaataatagttttgctCGATCagaatatttattctttatataatcGTAATGAAATTCGTACATTAGAGTTTTACTTAAATCTAAAACACACATGTCTAAGTAAATTGGTTTGTTATACATTAATTTGGTTCTCTTCATGTGAATcgctattaaattttcatcaaatattgtTCGACTCTCGAAGTTTGGTCTTGAAGCTAATTTAACAGCTTCATTTCTATTCGTCACTAATCTAACATTAACTCTGTTCTCAATGTTCTccattgttttttcaaatactgaGTCGTTCATCAGtttgaaaaagtctttttcaaaatcattcgTTGCCTTGGTTCTTAGATTAGTATTTAGCTCAATGTATTCGCTTAACCAAGAGCTTTGTTCAAAACTTAGACCTCTATgaatttttgtaatctttagacctaatctttcataaattaaagattttcaTAATGGGTaacataatttttcttattttccaaGTTGGGAActagtttttcaactttatcaatatttaatctTTCAGGAGCAAGTGGGTAGTCATTATGATCATCATGCAGATGTTCAGGATAATTTAAATCAACTTCTAGTATACATGGAATTGATTTCCAGTTTTTCAACTAATCTTCATCCATCCATTTAAACCCATGTGTTGGAAGTGGCTTACTCATCGCCCATCCATATAGATTATTAGCGTCTAGATATTGGATGAATGTTGATTCTTTGCTTTTGTCATATGCGTCATCCATGTACTTATTATTAGATGTTCCTAATCTATTCGATAATGATATCGATCAATCACTATGAACTGattccacctcttattccttTCTTTATCATTAGTATCATATCGTAATCGCTTAACAgttctaattttacttttgttttcttCAATGCTGTatcccaagctaatcctggtgaTGTGTAATACCAAGCcggatttattttataatttttcatgcaaacatctctaaaattttcaaaaatatctgcTAGTAAAAGCACATCTGAAATGTTGTACAAGTCATGATAATCtctaaatattttgcaattaaaCTCCTTCCATACATTTTGTGCATGTGAGTAATCATCATCAATTATATCTTCATCTTTCAATTTAGAAAAGAACGATTCTTTTGTGGGTAAttgagttttattaaatttatcaacagaGTCTACCCAATTATAGGGATATACGcctttttttagtaataaatctAATTGTTTCCCTGAATAcaattttctgatatttttacattgctcttttgataaattttttgataaagaatCTAAACTAGAAGGCATAAATCTATAACTGTCTATGAAACGAATCTGACGCTTTATTTCAACACTCTTTCCATCTTTAACAAACTCTCCAACTTTAATCTCTCTATAAAAgctaataaacttttctttgttGTTTGGGATACAGCTCAATTTACCTCCTGATAATTTCTTGATAAATAAGTAAGAATCATAACCAGATAAATTATGAAATAGTACTGGGAAGAAATCtggaattttatattttaagttacaACTATTATGAgcagcacctctatattttccagtaaCGTGACAGTGATCACGTACTTTATCATTATCCAAATCTTTTCCGCAAATGTGACATTCAGCTGCTGCATCGAAATCCTTCTTATTTTCATGTGTATatacaatattctttttaaatttaatcctgttacaaatttttatgatacCTTCTTGTAATCTGTCAACAAATATTTGTGCAACATCATCCGTTTCATTATTTGCAGTAAATGAAACTGGATTGCTTTGGTAAAAATTTTCATCGAAACATTTAATGTAGTAGCAGAACGAACTTGGTATATGCTTTTAATACTGTTTAGTATAGGATTCATTAGGATTAGGTTCACAAGTACTGATAGGTTTGATGAAACTTTCAAAGTCAGCATATACTACAAATGGTACTCTCATCGATCTATTGTGATTAGTAAACTGCATTGTCGATTTTGGTGGTGGAAGTTCAATACGCACTGAATCATGTGTATTACAATACGATTTGTGTTTAGATAATGATTCTTCAGAATTAAACCCAAGTAAGCAATTTCTAAAATAGTGAATAGTACATTTTTTCTTGGATGTTTGTGAAGAAAGTAATttgcttaaactttttattaagcaGTAATGATTGGTTTCACTATTTAagattaataataaatctatTAAATGCTGACGATCATTATTCTTTGAAACACGTAAAGGATAAACTGAATTCTCGTATCCGTATACATTCACActtatatctttattgttattcTCAAATTGCGtaatttgatttaaagatactggaaattctatttttttccaattaattttattagattgtATTTTAAGCTCTGTATCAACTCTTTCAGGATTTTTATCTTTAGGATTTCATGCTCTTGTaacacaccacttaaagcattcattatcttcattttttatgttaacgATTGCCTTTTTAATTGCTAAATTTTTGTCAAGTGGAATATAAGATTTAGCTTTAAAAGGATTATACTCTATAGTATTTATATCCAtctttttaacagaaacaaatCTCCAATTTGACCCTAGCTGTTGAAATGAtgataaattttctaaaattctcaACTTTGCTGTTTCATAAAACTCATCTAAATCTGTTGATTCTAATACAACAGTACTCTTCATTGTAAATGGAACAGTTGTGGTTATAGTTTTTTCCTGTTTTAATATCAGTACGCTTCATTTCACAAGTGAGAACTATATTAACTTTGgattttctattttctttaagtattttaattgcACTTTTTTTATCAGCGTTTATGAAGGATATAGCATCATATCCTTTTATTCCTTTAACTGAAAACTGATTTGTTACATTCTTAACAGCTGATTgtgataatttaaattctatcGGATTTCTAATTCCaaatttttgatacaaatttaaaactgtagattttaattcatcaacttttttattcacAACCTTTTTAATTGGTTCTGGAAAATATGATACAATCCAATATAAAAGAgaattaatctttttatttatttcctttCTAATTTGTGTAATAGGCTGAAAAGGTGACGGAGCTAAAATTGTTGATAATATATCTGGAACAGGCTCATCAAGTAGATACTTCGTACCCATCTGTTCGACTGATTGCATCTGTGTGTGTGATAACGCTCTTATGAGATCATCTTTTCtcattctataataatatttaatttttcgctCTTTagcgatttgttttaattcttttaccgttttattattttccatttttatatagcaagatatttttttttcattttcattttctttaaatgatttttcaaaatattttttcttttcaatatttcATATGTAAAGTTtcatatgaaatttaaatacatcCCCCCCATCCTCCATTAGAATTAACAAGTAGCATTTCGATATTTTTCAATCTCCTGCTCTTTTGTAGCCaatgttctatatataaaagGTGTAGGAGTTACAGTTTCTGAAGATGTTATATCTGGAATAGGTTCATCTAGTAgatccattttttatatatcaagattttatttttttaacttttcagaATTTGATATTTCAATCTTATAACCATTATCAATCTTCCCATCACGCATTTCAAGATATCTATATCCATGACCAGTTCCACGCATTGCactatataaagatttatatactGTTTCTTCTCCTGTTTCcatgtttgttaatttaatagTGACTggttttttcttaattgttCTTAATCTTTCATATTTTGgatcaaattcttttttctcttcttttacTGGATGTATTCTAGGTCTTCCAACTGGTCTTTTCTCATCAGTTGCTTCTGGTACTTTTGACATGATTGATTCTTTATCAACCAACCCATTATCTACAGCAATCATTAACAATGTAACAtcatttttagatgtttgtgaaatcttattttcttttaacaactTCCGCAAGTTTTCCCTtgtataatacatttttattatataaagataaaaaattttctaaatcaattcaaaaaaaagttagtaaacaACGTTCAACTTATTTCCGTCTGATTGAAAGTGTAAAAACTTATCCGATATTACAACAGCAAACGCTTCAGTATCTGCTGGAACAGCTGCATTAATGTTGCTTTAATTTATACATCTACTActgatgattttaatttttctgattgTCTACTAACATCAAAAACCATAAGTGGGTATAAATCTTTATAGTCTGAAGGAGTTATGTTGCTTTGTGTTATCAAATCGTTCATTCCATAAAATTTTTCACTAAATACAGATGCATCTCAATAAGCTCTAGAAAATTGATGATTTGGAAATGATAAGTTATAGTCAACAGCTGGATATCTTTCTTGATTAAGCATAATGTACATATTTTTCAAGTCACAATGATCAAATATCGAAGAAATAACTTCTTGATTTCCATCTTTATTTGTTTGGAATCCAACAATAATGTATCTTGGTTTTTCTGGAGATGTCTTTACGCTAAGTCTCCAAGAAAACGTTGTAGATTATGGAACAGTTATAGTATCACACTGCCTTGCGCGAAAAGTTACTGGAAGTTTCacttttgatttaataataaagtagttttTCCACAACCCGACTTTCCAACAATAATTcctcttatacttttaggtaaCATGATACTATTACTtcgcttatttttatttactttccatgaataatctataatatccatttttatatataagattttttttatatataaaaatttctatatatataaaaatgtactgtgttaaatgtagaaacaaaacaaatacaCTAAACTTGCAAAATGTTGTgagtaaaaatatgaaatatgcAACGTGGAACTTGCGCTATTTGTGGAACAACATAAACTCAATTTGTATCATCAAAAAAGGAGGAGATTTAGTGAGTTCAATTAattcaataactaaaaaaataaaattaccatgAGCAAATTTCCCTTGTGAAATGCATTTAGCTGGAATAAACTTTGCTGGTCCAGGCACTAATTTAGATGAACGATTAACTTCTACTAGCGCATATAAAGAATGGAGTAAACCTATAGATAGAGCTTACCATCACGATCTTGCTTATAAATACTTCGATGATACTgcaaaaagaaatttagttgataaaattaTGATCGAAGAAATGGATTCTATAAAAAATCCAACAATACTTGAAAGAATTGAACGAGGTATataggttcttttttttttgacttgcgGCATTGAACGAGCAAGACGTGTTTATCGAGCGATTAGTTATTTACAAAATGGAAGTTATGatgaaaaatatagaaaaactaaTGAGCATCAAACTTgatgagcaaaaaaaaagcattttaactgAAACtgctatacttttaaaaaatcaggaAAAGATATTTACCGATATTTTAAGTGcgaacttaaaaataataaccgATTGACTTGACAAACTTGAAAACgagtttaataaaaacaaatcgaAACCTGTAATTGTTGAAAAAGACATCAGTGATTTAAAGGAAAGTATTAACTTTCAggaagaaaactttttaaataaaatattacaaacaaaCAGTTTGTTAGACATCGAAATtggcaatttaaaaaacaaatttaattacttgGAAAAACGTTCACGACAGAATAACCTAAGAATTGATGGATTAACTGAGCTGCCCACTGAAACTTGGAATGATCGTGCAAATgagcttaaaaatatatttataaacaagcTGGGAATCTCCGAGGAAATAATAGTTGAAAGACCTTATCGTATCGGGaaaataaaagaagataaatcTCCACGAACcatgattattaaattattagactttcaaaataaaaataaaatattaacatcaGCAAAAAAACTCAAGGGAACGGGTATTTTCATTAACGAAGACTTCTCGAATCAAACAATGGAGATTAGGAAAAAGCTTTGGGAAGAAGTCAAACGGCTACGCAAAGAAGGTACGCTATtatcaaatatgataaaatatttgtcaGAGAATTTCGTAAATAGGAGAgtgtttgcaaaaaaataaaataaaaaaacaaacaaaccgcaatctttgtaattaaattatgtaaaccGACAAAATGGCAATCGAAACAATAGAGTTTGAAACCCATTACTCCGATTATTTTAAAAccgcaaataatattttacctaACGATTTTTATCAcgcagataaaaaaatatttaacgaaaaatgttgtaatacagaatattttgaaattgataCTTTTAAATCCCAATTCAAACAAGGTAATGAAGATTTTACAGTTATTCACATAAACATAAGAAGTATTAACTCAAATATCGACAAATTGAAAAGTTTTCTTCTAGAATGTAATTATTCATTCAGCATGATTTGTATTACAGAAACGTGGTGTACTGACGAATTTTCTCAAGCAAGTTCAAACCTTCAAATTACTAACTACCGCATGATTTCTTTTGAAAGGAAAATACCCAAAAGAGGAGGaggaattttagtttatattcggaatgatcttgaaaaaaaaattagaaacgaCCTCTCGTTCTCCGATGCCGACAATGAGGCCTTCACCATagaaataatcaataaaaataaaaaaacattctagtAACTACTTGTTACAGGCCACCTGATGgcaatattatcaaattttctAACTATCTGAAccaaatctttataaaactcaacaatgaaaaaaaaaatattttttgcataggAGACATGAAcatagattgtttaaaatacaatgaaaacaataacattaaaattttctttgataatttgtttCAGCTCGGTATATTCTCATTAATTAATAAACCCACCAGAGTCACTTCAACCTCAATTACAGTCATAGATAATATACTGACCAACTCATTTTTAGacatatctttaaaaacaggaatatttaaaattgatatatcaGACCACTTTCCAATATTCTTCTCACTTACACAAAACTCTTCCtcattaaataattcaaaaattaaaacatataaaagaaaaattaacaaatcttCGAttcacaaatttaaagaaactttatcaaaaacaaattggTCAAATGTTTATCAACAATGCAACCGAGGACTTACAAATACtgcttataatatatttattgatatttttcttgaGCACTACAACAAACACTTTccaattattgaaaaagaaataaaagttaaatatttgaaatgtcCATGGATAACTAACGGAATAAAGAAATcgtcaaagaaaaaacaataactatacattaaatatttaaaaaatagaaacgaAAAAAATCTTACTGTCTATAAACGAtacaaaaacctttttgaaaaaattaaaaataaatcaaaaaaaatttattattctaaacAATTACAAAACACAATGGtagcataaaaaaaacatgggaAATTATAAACGATATTATCGGAAAAACCAAAACTAAATACGAAATGTTACCCTCCAGAATTGCGGAAAATGGAATTGAGTATACAGATAAAGAAACTTCTTTATCTCCgacaaatttaataacttttttgtaaatatcggTCCTAACCTGGCATCCAAGATAAACAACTCGAACAAttcatttaataactattttactgACCATACTAGTTCATTTTCTGAGAGTGACCTAAAATTGGAGGAATTTGaagaagcaaaaaaatcaatcagaAAGAACAAAGCTCCGGGCATCGATGACATTTCCAGCAATGTAGTATATGATATTTTATCCATTGTAGCAGAtcctttatttaatgttttcaagTCATCAATTAGAACTGGAGTTGTTccgaacaaattaaaaattgcgaaGATTTTACCTGTATTTAAAACTGGAGACACGGCATTGCTAAccaattatagacctatctcAATTCTTCCAGTGTTTTCCAAACTCCTGGAAAGGATAATGTACAACcgactttataaatatttagcaGACAATAAAATTCTAAGTGAATGTCAATACGGCTTTCAAACTAACCATTCTACGGAACATGCAACCTTAGACCTTATGGACAACATTAGCTCGTCATTTGATAAAGGAAAATTTGTATTGGGAGTTTTTATCAATCTTACAAAAACTTTCGATACTGTCAACCATAAAATTCTGCTcgaaaaaatgagaaaatacggtataaaaaatcaaactaataaatggttcactaattattttaataacaggCAACAATGTGTTATTATAGACGGTATCACTAATACGgagttattaaaaatcaaatgcgG
This Hydra vulgaris chromosome 04, alternate assembly HydraT2T_AEP DNA region includes the following protein-coding sequences:
- the LOC136079358 gene encoding uncharacterized protein LOC136079358; protein product: MDDAYDKSKESTFIQYLDANNLYGWAMSKPLPTHGLGLKITKIHRGLSFEQSSWLSEYIELNTNLRTKATNDFEKDFFKLMNDSVFEKTMENIENRVNVRLVTNRNEAVKLASRPNFESRTIFDENLIAIHMKRTKLMYNKPIYLDMCVLDLSKTLMYEFHYDYIKNKYSDRAKLLFTDTDSLAYEIKTEDFYADISEDVESKFDTSEFDPKHPAIELVGFKVERNKKVIGMFKDESGGAQIEELVGLRSKLYSYKVHGKENKKCKGIKKNVVKNHITHEDYKHCLLNKVDQIRKMNVIRSHSHEIYTEEVNKIADNDKRVILEDRIHTLAYGHYKLKVNNL